The Tripterygium wilfordii isolate XIE 37 chromosome 4, ASM1340144v1, whole genome shotgun sequence genome has a window encoding:
- the LOC119997052 gene encoding pentatricopeptide repeat-containing protein At1g77360, mitochondrial-like, whose product MDENPSTRLQYPSRIISSTNHSHPKSPQKPSLKQQPQNFPSHLDAPDVSPSVRGLCEILIRASPHDIESALSSSGIAPTQDIVNEVLRFSYNYPSSAVKFFRWVGLSLKHSALSWNLVVDLLGKNGLFEPMWDAIRSMKQEGVLSLATFVSVFGTYCVSNRFDEAIMSFEVMEKYGVQQDVVAVNSLLSAICREKNQTSKALEWLERIKSKIPPNGDTYAILLEGWERDGNVAKAMTTFGEMVVHIGWSPENMSAYDTFLTTLVRGHQCPDAVKFLKLMKGNNCLPGLKFFSNALDILIKQNDSSHAILLWDIMVGSGLVPNLIMYNAMIGLLCDNNEIHDAIRLLDDMVFHGAFPDSLTYNMIFQCLIKDKKVREVGKFFVEMIKNEWPPTPSNFSAAIAMLFDGDDPEMAFEIWNYMVENQVSSLDDSANALLIGLRDLDRLSEVRRVADDMLLRRINIYESTMEKLKNAFYKCGRSGRDKYDRLSRRWKHS is encoded by the coding sequence ATGGATGAAAACCCTAGTACTAGACTTCAATACCCTTCCAGAATCATCTCCTCGACCAACCATAGTCATCCAAAATCCCCTCAAAAGCCATCATTGAAGCAGCAGCCCCAGAACTTTCCCTCACACCTTGATGCACCTGATGTGTCTCCCTCTGTTCGAGGTCTCTGTGAAATTTTGATCCGGGCCTCCCCACATGATATTGAATCTGCTCTTTCTTCATCTGGGATTGCCCCTACCCAGGACATCGTCAATGAGGTCCTCAGGTTCTCCTACAACTACCCTTCATCTGCCGTGAAGTTCTTCCGGTGGGTTGGCCTCTCTCTCAAGCACTCTGCACTTTCCTGGAACCTTgttgttgatttgcttggaaAGAATGGCCTATTTGAGCCAATGTGGGACGCCATTCGCTCCATGAAGCAAGAAGGAGTACTCTCCTTGGCCACCTTTGTCTCTGTTTTTGGGACCTATTGTGTTTCTAATAGATTTGATGAGGCTATAATGAGCTTTGAGGTCATGGAGAAGTACGGTGTGCAGCAGGATGTTGTCGCAGTGAATTCTCTGTTGAGCGCAATTTGTCGTGAGAAGAATCAGACTTCCAAAGCTTTGGAGTGGTTGGAAAGGATTAAGTCAAAGATCCCACCCAATGGCGACACCTATGCCATCTTGTTAGAAGGATGGGAGAGGGACGGTAACGTGGCGAAAGCTATGACCACATTCGGTGAGATGGTAGTTCACATCGGGTGGAGCCCAGAGAACATGTCTGCCTATGATACATTCTTGACGACACTTGTTCGTGGACACCAATGTCCAGACGCGGTGAAGTTTCTCAAATTGATGAAGGGGAATAATTGCTTGCCAGGTTTGAAATTCTTCTCTAATGCTCTTGATATCCTTATTAAGCAAAACGATTCCTCCCATGCAATTCTGTTGTGGGATATCATGGTGGGAAGTGGATTAGTTCCCAATTTGATAATGTACAATGCGATGATTGGCTTGCTTTGTGACAACAATGAGATTCATGATGCGATTCGGTTGCTTGACGATATGGTGTTTCATGGAGCTTTCCCTGATTCTTTGACGTATAATATGATTTTCCAATGTCTAATAAAGGACAAAAAGGTCCGTGAGGTGGGCAAGTTCTTCGTCGAGATGATCAAGAATGAATGGCCTCCGACCCCTTCTAATTTCAGTGCAGCCATCGCAATGTTGTTCGATGGTGATGACCCTGAAATGGCGTTTGAAATATGGAATTACATGGTCGAGAATCAGGTATCATCTCTTGATGACAGTGCGAATGCTTTGCTCATTGGATTGCGTGATTTGGATAGGTTGTCAGAGGTGAGGAGGGTTGCAGATGATATGCTCCTTAGACgaataaatatatatgaatCAACAATGGAAAAGTTGAAGAATGCTTTTTATAAATGCGGCCGAAGTGGAAGGGATAAATATGATAGACTTTCAAGGAGATGGAAACATTCCTAA